The genomic window ACACGCCGGCCATGCCGGTGACCACGTAGAGGCCTTCCAGGCCGTACCGGGCCACAATGCCCGCCACTACCACGACGAAGGCCCCAGTCGGCCCCGCGATCTGTGCCCGCGAGCCCCCCAGCGCCGAGACCAGGAAGCCTGCGATGACGGCACAATACAGGCCCGCCACCGGTCGCACCCCGCTGGCAATGGCAAACGCCATGGCCAACGGGAGAGCAACCAATCCCACGGTAATGCCCGCCACCAGGTCAGATAGGAATGTTCTTGGGTTGTAGTCCCTCAGTGACTGCACCAGCTTGGGCGTCCACTCGTTCACATGACTGTCCCCGTTTCCCTGCAGGACTTTGTTCCTGAGCCAGGCGCGCAGGCGAAACACAAGAGTGTGACACGAGGGCGGAGGGATTGAGAAGGGACGGCCACCCGCAGAGATGGCCGTCCCGCCTCATCGCTGCTCGCGAAGGGGAATGCGCCATCGCTTCCGCGGCTGCTCGAAAAAGTCGGGGAAGAGGCTTTCCGGGTGCGCATCCACGAAGACCTGCCCCTCGACCTGCAGGCGATCTGCAGTGACTGGAGCAATGCGATTCAAGCGCTGCAGCACCTCGCGCAGAAACGCTACGGTCTGCTTCTCCGGCGGCACGCGGTTGAGAGTGAGGTACATGACGCCGTAGGAGAACTTGGCTGCATGCCACTCCGGAAGGAACAGGGACATGGAGCCGTCGTCTTCTGCGCGAAAGCCAAGTGTCGGGTGCATGCCGAGCACCAGCCTCAATTTCAGATTCGGCATCTGCTCTGGCTTGAGTTTGAACTTCTCCGCGGCCACGCGCCGGCTGAGGTCGAAGAGGATGGGAACGCGTTCCAACGCCACTGGCAGATGCTTGGGGTTTTCGACAACGACGCTGCCGGGAATTTGGGCGGTAGCCGCCGTGGCCAGGAACATCGAAAAGGCAAGAGCGGCTGGGGCGGAACGGAGCGGAAACAGCACTCTTTTCTCTCGCAAAGAGACCTCCTTCCCCTCGCGACGGGTGCTGTGCCCCCACGCTAAATACGCAGCAAGGCGGCCAATGATTCGGGAATGTGCTCGAAGGAGTGAATCCGGGGACGACGTGGACGGGAGCCGTTTCCGGCCGACGCGTGCTGACGGCTGCCAGCGCTTCATTTATCATCTTCGTTCCGCATGTCCTGGAAAGAAATCGCCGGATACGCGCTGGAGACTTCCCGTCTCCGCGGCGCAAGCTATGCCGATGTGCGCGTGGTGGATGACCGCCAGCGCATGTTGCTCACCAAGAACGGCAAGGTCGGCTACGCGTCGGACTCCGAGTCCATGGGCTTGGGCGTGCGGGTCATCGCCGAAGGCCGTTGGGGATTCGCCGCCACCCAGGAACTGGACCGCGAATCGGTCCAGGCCGCCGCGGCGCAGGCTGTCGCCATCGCGCGCGCCTCTGCCCGCGTCAAGGAATACGACGTCCAGCTCGCTCCCGAGGCTGCCGTGCAAGTGGAGTGGGCCTCGCCGGTCCGGGTGGATCCGTTCTCCGTCTCTATCGAGCAGAACCTGGGGCTGCTGATGCAGGTGGACGCGGAGTTGCGCGCCACGCCCGGCGTCACCCTGGCCGAAGCGCTGCTGCACTTCCGCCGCTACGAGCAGTGGTTCTACTCCTCGGAGGGTTCGGACATCCACCAGACCCGCACTATCACCGGAGCGGGATGCGCAGCGTACTCATTCGGTGAGCACGAGCTGCACAAACGTTCCTATCCCAATTCCTTTGGTGGCCAGTACCAGACGCGCGGCTACGAACTGGTGGAGGAGCTGAAGCTGGTGGAGAACGCCCGCCGCATCGGCGAAGAAGCGGTGGCGTTGCACAAGGCCGACCAGTGCCCGGAAGGCCGCTTCACCATCATTCTCGATTCGTCGCAATTGGGGCTGCAGATACACGAATCCATCGGGCATCCCATTGAGCTCGACCGCGTGCTGGGCATGGAGGCCAACTTTGCCGGCACCTCGTTCCTGACGCGGGAGAAGCTGCGCAAGCTGCGCTACGGCAGCGAACTGGTGAACGCCGTGGCCGACGCCACCGAGGCTCACGGTCCCGGCCTCGGCACCTTCGCCTATGACGATGAAGGCGTAGCGGCGCAGTGCACACCGATCATCACCGCCGGGCAGTTCACCGGCTACCTGACCTCGCGCGAGACAGCGGGCGCCATCGGCGCTCCCCGCTCCGGCGGCACCATGCGCGCGGATGGCTGGCACCGCATCCCGCTCATCCGCATGACCAACGTCAGCGTCCTGCCGGGCGAGGAACCGCTCACGCTCGAGCAGCTCATCGCCTCCACCGACCAGGGCATCTTCATGCAGACCAACCGCTCCTGGTCCATCGACGACAAGCGCTACAACTTCCAGTTCGGCTGCGAGATCGGGTGGGAGATCAAGAACGGCCGCCTGGGAAGGATGCTCAAGAACCCGTCCTACTCCGGTATCACCACGGAATTCTGGAACTCCATGGACGCCATTTGCTCCCGCGACCAATGGACGCTCTGGGGTACGCCCAACTGCGGCAAGGGACAGCCCATGCAGACCATGGGCACCGGCCACGGCGCCGCCCCCGCGCGCTTTCGCAACGTGCAGGTGGGTTCGGCATACAAAGGGAACTGACCACAGAGGGCACAGAGGAACACTGAGGCCAAGAGCTAAGAGCCAAATGCTGACGCAAGAACGCGCTCGCGAGATCTTCGAGATCGTCCGTCGCCACTCCACCGGCGATGGCGTGGAGGCCATCATTGCCGGTGGTCGCAGCGCGCTCACTCGCTTCGCCAACAACACCATCCATCAGAACATGGCGGAGGAGCAGTACCAGCTCTCGGTGCGCGTCCTGTTCGGTCAGCGCACGGCGCGCGCCACCAGCAACAAGCTGGACGAAGAGAGCATCCGCCGCGTGGTGCAGGCGGCGGAGAACCTGGCGCGCGTGCAGCAGCCCGATCCCGATCTCTTGCCGCTGGCTGCGCCGGAACTCGCCACCGGTGGTCCAGCGGCGCCGGCTCGCAGTTTTCCCGCGACCTCCGCCATGACTCCGGAAGAGCGTGCCGCCGCCGTGGACAAGATTGTTGCCGTGGCCCGTCGCAACCAGCTCACCACTGCTGGAGTGGTGGCCTCCTCACACAGCGCGGAGTGCATCCTGAATTCCCAGGGCTTGTTCGCCTGGCACGAGCAGACCCTGGCGGAAGTCTCCATCACCATGCTGGGAGAAGACTCTTCCGGCTGGCAGAAGGCGACTTCTCCGGACCTCACCGTGCTCGATCCGGAAATGTTGGCCGAAATCGCGGCGCGGAAAGCCATGCAATCCGCCCATCCGCGCGAACTTGCGCCCGGCAAGTACACCGTGATTCTGGAGCCGGCTGCGGTGCTCGACCTGATGGGCTTCATGTTCTTTGATTTTGGCGGCCAGGCCATCCTCGACCAGCGATCGTTCCTCAACAATCGTCTGGGTACGCAGGTGTTCGGAGAGAACATCACCATCTACGACGACGTCTATCATCCGCTGCAGGCGGGTTCGCCATTCGACGGCGAAGGCGTGTGCCGCAAGCGCGTCCAACTGGTGGTGCGCGGCGGGGTGAAGAACCTGGTCTATGCCCGGCACACGGCCGAGAAGATGAAGAAATCGGAGTACGCCGCGCGCGTGGGCCGCATCGAGCCCACTGGCCACGGCCTGCCGCTGCCCAACGAGATGGGCGAAGCGCCCATGCACATCGTGATGGATAGCGGCCCGCCCTCGGCCCATCGCACCGTCGAGCAGATGATCGCCGAGACCGAACGAGGCGTCCTGGTCACCCGCCTGTGGTACATCCGCGAAGTCGATCCGTACGAGAAGATCCTCACCGGCATGACGCGCGACGGCACTTTCTACATAGAGCAGGGCCGCGTCCGCCACGGCATTCGCAACTTCCGCTTCAATGAGAGCCTGGTGCGCATGCTCAACTCGGTCGAGGCCATGAGCGCTCCCGTGCGCTCCAGCGGCGAAGAGAGCTTCGACATGGTCGTACCCGCCATGAAGGTGAAGGATTTCAACTTCACCGAAGTCACGAAGTTCTGAATCTTGGGACGCCCTCTGCCGTGACTGGATGGCCATTCGCACCACGAAGGTGGTATTAACCCTAAAGTAACTTTCAGCCCGCAGCCGCGCGGGTGTATAAGCAGAAGAGGATGGCCAAGCCGGAAGAGAGCGCCGGTGGGATGCGGAGCGCGGTGCGATTCCCGCTGCGCCTGCCCATTTCCGTGCGCAGTCAGGCCGAGGAGCGCACGGCCGAGACCCGCGACATTTCCGCTGGCGGCGTGTTGTTCTACGTAGATCAGGACATGCACGTCGGCTCCACCATCGAATTCACCATCGCCATGCCGGCCTCGGTCCTCAACACGGAAGCGGACGTGCTGGTAAACTGCATCGGCAGGGTGGTGCGCTGCACCAACGAAGACGGACGCCGCATGGTTGCCGCCGTCATCGACGAGTATCGCTTCGAGCGCCGCTGAAGATCGGCGCCAACAACGATGGCAAACAACCCAGGAAAGTCTTCCAGTGCTCCGGCCAAGCCGGTGGAGAGTTCCGCCGCGGGCGAAGCGGCGGCCGGCGTCATCCGCGTCATCCTGGCCGATACCCAGGCCATCTTCCGCGTCGGCCTGCGCAAGATCTTCGCCCTTGAGGACGACTTGCGCGTGGTGGGCCAGGCCGAGTCCCTGGAACAGGCTTTGGTCGCCATCCAGAAGTTTCCCGCCGACATCCTCTTGCTGGAGGATGGCATTGCTCCCAGCCTTCCCGAGGCCGTTTCGGAACTCACCCGGCGCGCGCCCACCGTCAAGGTCGTCATCCTCATGGACGAACATGACGAAGCGGAAACGCTGGAGTGCTTCCGCCGCGGCGCCCGCGGCATCATCAGCCGCACCGTCCCGCCGGAACTGCTGGTCAAATGCGTGCGCAAGGTCCAGGAAGGCGAAACCTGGCTGGATAACCGCGGCATCAACTGGATCATCGAAGCCTACCGCTCCCAGGCCACCCAGCTCACTACCGCCCGCCCGCGCAGCGCGCTTACGGAAAAGGAACTGCGCATCGTGTCCCTCGTCACCCAGGGGCTGAAGAACAAGGAGATCGCTGAGCAGATCGGCACCACCGAACAGGTGGTGAAGAACTACCTGCGCAAGGTCTACGACAAGCTGGGCGTCTCCGACCGCCTGGAGCTGGCTCTCTACTGTGTGCATCACCGCCTGCTGCAGCCCGCCGAGGCCAAAGAAGCGGAAGCGGCGCAAGCGCAGCAACCTCCCGTCGCCCCCGCCCCCGAGCGGGCGTGATTCGCTTTGTAATTCGGTAACCGGCCCGTAGTTTCTCTCGCCTTGTCATCCCCACGGCCATTTGCTATCGTGGCCGCCTTCCAAAGGCTTTGTTTGTTCGCGTCGAGGTCCTCATGAATCGTGAAATTTCCATTCGTATCAACGGCGTGGAGCGGCGGGGTTCCGTGGAGCCTCGCCAGTTGCTGGTCCACTTCCTGCGTGAGACGGCCGGCCTGACCGGCACGCACATCGGCTGCGAGACTTCGCTGTGCGGCGCCTGCACAGTGCTGGTGGACGGCCGCGCCACCAAGTCCTGCACGGTGCTGGCGGTGCAAGCCGACGGCCGCAGCGTCACTACCATCGAAGGTTTGGCCTCAGATGGCAAACTCCATCCCATCCAGGAGGCGTTCTGGGAGGAGCACGGCCTGCAATGCGGTTTCTGCACGCCGGGGATGATCCTGTGCTCAAGCGACCTGCTCTCGCGCTCCGCCTCGCCCAGCGAGCATGAGATCCGCGAGGCGCTGGGCGGCAACCTGTGCCGCTGTACCGGCTACCAACACATCGTCAACGCGGTGCAGTCGGCCGCGAGCAAGATGGCGCCACGGAAGGCGGCGCCTCGCAAAGCGGCCCCGCGCAAGGCGCGGCGGGCCGGGAAGGCGAGGAGGTAAGCCATGCCCGCGAAGACTGCCGCCGCCGCTCCACGCTGGGTCGGACGCCGCTTCAAGCGCAAGGAAGACCCGCGCCTCATCCAGGGCATCAGCCACTACACCGACGACCTGAAGCTGCCCGGGATGCTGTACGCCGCCTTCGTGCGCTCACCCTACGCCCACGCCAGGATCCGCAGCATTTCGACCGAGGCCGCCCGTTCCGCCCCCGGCGTGGTCGGTGTGTTCACTTCCGCCGACATGGCGAACCTGGGCGGCGCGCCCTATGCCGGCGGCATGCCGGGGCTGAAGACTCCACCCAACCCGCCGCTCGCCAAGGAAGTGGTTCGCCACGTGGGAGAGTCGGTGGCCGTCGTGGTTGCCGAGGATGTGTATGCCGCCCGCGATGCCGCCGAACTGGTCGAAGTGGATTACGAAGCGCTGCCCGTCGTCTCTGACGTCGAGAAGGCAATCGAGAAAGGCAGCCCGCTGGTCCATCCCCAGTTCAAGACCAACCTGGCCTACGTCCACGAACTGAAGACCGGCGACGCTGCCGCCGGCTTCAAGCGCGCCGACAAAGTCGTGCGGTTGCGCATGACCAACCAGCGCCTGGTGCCCGTGGCCATGGAGACGCGCGGCGTGCTTGCGGAGTACCGTCCGGGCGAGCAGACCATGACGGTGTGGACCTCCACCCAGATCCCGCACCTGGCCAAGACGCAGATCGCGGTCATGTTGGGAATCCCGGAGAATTCCGTGCGCGTGGTCACGCCCGAGGTCGGCGGCGGCTTTGGCAGCAAGCTGAACGTGTATCGCGAAGAGGGCGTCATCCCCTGGCTGGCGATGAAGCTGGGCCGCCCGGTCAAGTGGAGCGAAACGCGGCGCGAGAACGTGCTGGCCACCATCCACGGCCGCGACCACATCCAGAACGTCGAGCTGGCGCTGAAGAAGGATGGCACTATCCTCGCGCTGCGCGCCCGCATCCTGGCCGACCTGGGCGCCTATCACCAGCTCCTCACGCCCAACATCCCCACGCTGACCTCGCTGATGATCACCGGCTGCTACAAGATTCCCGCCATCGACGTGGAAGTGCGCGGCGCCTTCACCAACAAGATGTCTACGGACGCT from Terriglobales bacterium includes these protein-coding regions:
- a CDS encoding TldD/PmbA family protein, whose product is MLTQERAREIFEIVRRHSTGDGVEAIIAGGRSALTRFANNTIHQNMAEEQYQLSVRVLFGQRTARATSNKLDEESIRRVVQAAENLARVQQPDPDLLPLAAPELATGGPAAPARSFPATSAMTPEERAAAVDKIVAVARRNQLTTAGVVASSHSAECILNSQGLFAWHEQTLAEVSITMLGEDSSGWQKATSPDLTVLDPEMLAEIAARKAMQSAHPRELAPGKYTVILEPAAVLDLMGFMFFDFGGQAILDQRSFLNNRLGTQVFGENITIYDDVYHPLQAGSPFDGEGVCRKRVQLVVRGGVKNLVYARHTAEKMKKSEYAARVGRIEPTGHGLPLPNEMGEAPMHIVMDSGPPSAHRTVEQMIAETERGVLVTRLWYIREVDPYEKILTGMTRDGTFYIEQGRVRHGIRNFRFNESLVRMLNSVEAMSAPVRSSGEESFDMVVPAMKVKDFNFTEVTKF
- a CDS encoding PilZ domain-containing protein produces the protein MAKPEESAGGMRSAVRFPLRLPISVRSQAEERTAETRDISAGGVLFYVDQDMHVGSTIEFTIAMPASVLNTEADVLVNCIGRVVRCTNEDGRRMVAAVIDEYRFERR
- a CDS encoding (2Fe-2S)-binding protein, which codes for MNREISIRINGVERRGSVEPRQLLVHFLRETAGLTGTHIGCETSLCGACTVLVDGRATKSCTVLAVQADGRSVTTIEGLASDGKLHPIQEAFWEEHGLQCGFCTPGMILCSSDLLSRSASPSEHEIREALGGNLCRCTGYQHIVNAVQSAASKMAPRKAAPRKAAPRKARRAGKARR
- a CDS encoding TldD/PmbA family protein encodes the protein MSWKEIAGYALETSRLRGASYADVRVVDDRQRMLLTKNGKVGYASDSESMGLGVRVIAEGRWGFAATQELDRESVQAAAAQAVAIARASARVKEYDVQLAPEAAVQVEWASPVRVDPFSVSIEQNLGLLMQVDAELRATPGVTLAEALLHFRRYEQWFYSSEGSDIHQTRTITGAGCAAYSFGEHELHKRSYPNSFGGQYQTRGYELVEELKLVENARRIGEEAVALHKADQCPEGRFTIILDSSQLGLQIHESIGHPIELDRVLGMEANFAGTSFLTREKLRKLRYGSELVNAVADATEAHGPGLGTFAYDDEGVAAQCTPIITAGQFTGYLTSRETAGAIGAPRSGGTMRADGWHRIPLIRMTNVSVLPGEEPLTLEQLIASTDQGIFMQTNRSWSIDDKRYNFQFGCEIGWEIKNGRLGRMLKNPSYSGITTEFWNSMDAICSRDQWTLWGTPNCGKGQPMQTMGTGHGAAPARFRNVQVGSAYKGN
- a CDS encoding response regulator transcription factor → MANNPGKSSSAPAKPVESSAAGEAAAGVIRVILADTQAIFRVGLRKIFALEDDLRVVGQAESLEQALVAIQKFPADILLLEDGIAPSLPEAVSELTRRAPTVKVVILMDEHDEAETLECFRRGARGIISRTVPPELLVKCVRKVQEGETWLDNRGINWIIEAYRSQATQLTTARPRSALTEKELRIVSLVTQGLKNKEIAEQIGTTEQVVKNYLRKVYDKLGVSDRLELALYCVHHRLLQPAEAKEAEAAQAQQPPVAPAPERA